The Chlorocebus sabaeus isolate Y175 chromosome 9, mChlSab1.0.hap1, whole genome shotgun sequence genome includes a window with the following:
- the OPALIN gene encoding opalin: MSFSLNFTLPANTTSSPVTSGKETDCGPSLGLAAAIPSLVATALLVALLFTLIHRRRSSIEAMEESDRPCEISEIDDNPKISENPRRSPTREKNTMGTQEAHIYVKTVAGSEEPVHDPYRPTIEMERRRGLWWLVPRLSLE; this comes from the exons AGTTTTTCACTGAACTTCACCCTGCCAGCGAACACA ACATCCTCTCCTGTTACAAGTGGGAAAGAAACG GACTGCGGGCCCTCTCTTGGACTAGCGGCAGCCATCCCATCCCTGGTGGCCACAGCCCTGCTGGTGGCCTTACTATTTACTTTGATTCACCGAAGAAGAAGCAGCATTGAGGCCATGGAG gaAAGTGACAGACCATGTGAAATTTCAGAAATTGATGACAATCCCAAGATATCTGAG AATCCTAGGAGATCACCCACACGTGAGAAGAATACAATGGGAACACAAGAGGCCCACATATATGTGAAGACTGTAGCAGGAAGCGAGGAACCTGTGCATGACCCTTACCGTCCTActatagaaatggaaagaaggagGGGATTGTGGTGGCTTGTGCCGAGACTGAGCCTGGAATGA